The DNA region AAGTGCTCCACCTTTGCCTGCACATATGTTACTTGATCGGCAAAACCTAACTTCGTAAACATGCCATCTAAAATACCTTTTAACACATAGAAATCTACAGCCTTTTTCTCACCTTGCCATGAATGGTTATGCCATAATCCTGTGATGGCACCTGCTAAATGTTCTTGTTCTTCTGGTAACACTTCATTACCATTTGCTAAAAATACTGCACCCGTTTCATAAACACCAATGCTGTCACTTTGACGGGCGCTATTGTATTTTAAAACTTCCAGCAATTGCGGCAGGATGCTTAAGCGGAGAATGCTGCGGTCTTCACTCATCGGCATTGCCAGACGGATGAAATCGCCCTTCTCTAATGCAAATTGTGCAGCTTTTTCTTCATTTGTTAATGAATAGGTTACAGCTTGGTAAAGACCTGCACCTTCTAAGTACTGGCGAACAACACGACGTTTTTCTTGGTATGCCGATAACTTACCAGGTGTTGTTGAACCGATTGGCAGGGTTTTTGGAATGTTGTCGTAGCCATAAATACGCGCAACTTCTTCAATCAAGTCTTCTTCGATTTTGATGTCACCACGTCGTGTTGGTGCTGTCACAGTGATTACATCCTCCTCAATGCTAGTCTTAAATTGAAGACGATCAAAAATATCCTTTACATCCTGAACCGCTAATTCCGTACCGATTACACGATTAATTTTTTCCAAGCTGATTGAGACAACCGCTGGTTCGATGGTAAGTGTATCGACTTCAGCTGTACCCTCAAGAACTTCACCATTTGCATACATTGCCATTAGATAAGCTGCGCGCTCACCTGCAACACGTACACGATTAGGATCGACTCCCTTTTCAAAACGGGCACTTGCTTCACTTCTTAATCCATGGTCTTTAGAGGCAGTTCTCACAGTACCGCCGTTGAAATAGGCAGCTTCTAACAGAACAGTAGTTGTGTCTGAGTTTACTTCTGAATTAGCACCACCCATTACACCCGCTAACGCAACCGGCTCGGTTCCATTTGTAATCACGAGATGGGAAGACTTTAACGTACGTTCCGCATCGTCCAATGTGGTGAATTTTTCTCCATCCTGTGCACGGCGGACAAGGATTTCTTTTGACCCTAAGCGATTGTAATCAAATGCATGGAGCGGTTGACCATATTCTAATAAAATGTAGTTCGTAATATCAACGACATTATTATGCGGACGAATGCCAGCAGCCATAAGACGTGTTTGCATCCACATCGGTGCAGGCCCGATTTTTACATTTTTAATCACTTTGGCAGCGTATAGAGGATTATCCTCATTTGCCTCAACTTTGATAGTGATATAATCTGTTGCTTTTTCAGTAGTAGGCTGCAGGTTGATTTCCGGAAGCTTTACGTCTCTGCCAAGAATGGCAGCCACTTCATAGGCCACACCAAGCATGCTTAAGCAATCTGCACGATTAGGTGTCAAACTTAATTCTAGAACTTCATCGTCTCTATTTAACAGTTCAAGGGCATTTACGCCGACTTCTGCATCTTGCGGGTAAACAAATATTCCTTCTGAATACTCCTTTGGAACAATTTTAGCTTCCATACCTAACTCTGTAAGCGAGCAAATCATTCCATTTGACTCTTCCCCACGAAGCTTTGCGCGTTTAATTTTAAAATTGCCTGGTAGAACGGCACCAACTGTAGCTACGGCAACTTTCTGTCCTTGGGCCACATTAGGCGCACCGCAAATGATTTGAACCGGTGCTTCTTGACCGATATCAACAAGACATTTGCTTAACTTATCAGCATTTGGATGCTGCTCACGTTCAAGAACATGGCCGACAACCACTCCTTTAATACCTTCGTTAAGGACTTCTACACCCTCAACTTCTATTCCACTTTTCGTAATTTTTTCTGCTAGTTCAGTTGCAGTTACTCCGGATAAATCTATATAATCCTGGAGCCATTTATATGAAACAAACATGATATGCTCCTCCTCTTATTCGTGTTTAGAAAATTGTTTTAAGAAACGTACATCATTTGTATAGAAATGACGGATATCATCGACACCGTATTTCAACATCGCAATCCGCTCTGGTCCCATTCCGAATGCAAAACCGGTATATTTTTTCGAGTCATATCCAGCCATTTCAAGAACATTTGGATGTACCATACCTGCTCCAAGAATTTCAATCCAGCCTGTCTTTTTACAAACGCTGCAGCCTTTTCCACCGCAAACTTTACAAGAAATATCCATTTCGACAGAAGGCTCTGTGAATGGGAAAAAGCTTGGGCGTAAACGGATTTCCCGGTCTTCACCAAACATCTTCTTGGCAAACAAATCTAATGTCCCTTTAAGGTCACTCATACGAATGTTTTCGCCAACAACAAGGCCTTCAATTTGCATGAACTGGTGAGAGTGTGTTGCATCATCATTATCACGTCGATACACTTTACCTGGGCAAATGATCTTGATCGGCCCTTTGCCTTGGTTTTTCTCCATTGTCCGAGCCTGTACTGGCGAGGTATGAGTACGAAGAAGGATATCTTCAGTAATATAGAAGGAGTCCTGCATATCTCTTGCCGGATGTCCCTTCGGTAAATTCAGCGCTTCAAAGTTATAGTAATCCTGTTCTACTTCAGGACCTTCGGCAACTTGATAGCCCATGCCAATAAATAAATCTTCAATTTCCTCAATGATCCTTGTGAGGGGATGATGGTTGCCCACTTTTACCGGTCGTCCCGGGAGAGTTACATCAATCGATTCAGATGCTAATTTTTCTAAAACAACGGCTTCTTCAAGCTCACTTTGTTTTGTTTCGATTACCATGGCAATGGATTCTCGAACTTCATTTGCCAGAGCTCCCATGATCGGGCGCTCTTCTGCTGAAAGCTTGCCCATACCGCGCAGCACTTCGGTGATTGGACCCTTTTTGCCTAAATAAGCAACGCGAATGTCATTCAATTCTTTTAAGCTGGAAGACTGGTCAACTTTTTGAAGAGCTTCCTGCTGCAATTCTTTTAATCTTTCTTGCATTACATTTCCTCCTTAAATTCAAATCATTATAAAAATCAATCGAATGAAACTAAAAGGCGGAAGCGCCCGTTTAGCGACGTATGGACTGGAGCGCTCCGCATGAGATAAAGGAAACACGAAGAGCGTTAGCGATTCGATGTTGACTTATCGTAAGGAGGAGAGCGAAGTCCACTAGTCGCTGGGCGCTGGAGCTGGATTCAGATAACTATTAAGTAATCCATACTAAATTTTTTTTAGTTTCCTAAACCACAAAAAAACCCCATCCCTGGAAAGGGACGAGGTTTATAGTCGCGGTACCACCCTTGTAAACACTATGTTAAAACACAAATGTTCGCTTCATTCGGATAACGGCATATGCCGATGCATCTTTACACACGAAAAAGGTCATCTTTTTTCTTTGTGGTCCCGATGCCAACTCAGGAGGTGAACTTCTCATGTCTGGATCCATAAAAGTGCTTTCAGTCGCGGCACTTTCTCCCTAAATGGTATTTGACAGGATACTTTTCTCCATCATCGTTTTTGATTTTATTAATATTGTTAGTAATTATATAATAATTTTCTTGTGGTTTCAA from Neobacillus sp. FSL H8-0543 includes:
- the pheT gene encoding phenylalanine--tRNA ligase subunit beta translates to MFVSYKWLQDYIDLSGVTATELAEKITKSGIEVEGVEVLNEGIKGVVVGHVLEREQHPNADKLSKCLVDIGQEAPVQIICGAPNVAQGQKVAVATVGAVLPGNFKIKRAKLRGEESNGMICSLTELGMEAKIVPKEYSEGIFVYPQDAEVGVNALELLNRDDEVLELSLTPNRADCLSMLGVAYEVAAILGRDVKLPEINLQPTTEKATDYITIKVEANEDNPLYAAKVIKNVKIGPAPMWMQTRLMAAGIRPHNNVVDITNYILLEYGQPLHAFDYNRLGSKEILVRRAQDGEKFTTLDDAERTLKSSHLVITNGTEPVALAGVMGGANSEVNSDTTTVLLEAAYFNGGTVRTASKDHGLRSEASARFEKGVDPNRVRVAGERAAYLMAMYANGEVLEGTAEVDTLTIEPAVVSISLEKINRVIGTELAVQDVKDIFDRLQFKTSIEEDVITVTAPTRRGDIKIEEDLIEEVARIYGYDNIPKTLPIGSTTPGKLSAYQEKRRVVRQYLEGAGLYQAVTYSLTNEEKAAQFALEKGDFIRLAMPMSEDRSILRLSILPQLLEVLKYNSARQSDSIGVYETGAVFLANGNEVLPEEQEHLAGAITGLWHNHSWQGEKKAVDFYVLKGILDGMFTKLGFADQVTYVQAKVEHLHPGRTAEIHLSGKRIGFIGQVHPTMQKELDLKDTYVFELSLQAVLEEGTEPLRYEAIPRFPSISRDIALVVDKETVSGALKDIIQSVGGKLLKEVSVFDLYEGDRMEEGKKSIAFSLKYLDPERTLTDEEVTKVHNQVLEALKEQAGAVLRG
- the pheS gene encoding phenylalanine--tRNA ligase subunit alpha, giving the protein MQERLKELQQEALQKVDQSSSLKELNDIRVAYLGKKGPITEVLRGMGKLSAEERPIMGALANEVRESIAMVIETKQSELEEAVVLEKLASESIDVTLPGRPVKVGNHHPLTRIIEEIEDLFIGMGYQVAEGPEVEQDYYNFEALNLPKGHPARDMQDSFYITEDILLRTHTSPVQARTMEKNQGKGPIKIICPGKVYRRDNDDATHSHQFMQIEGLVVGENIRMSDLKGTLDLFAKKMFGEDREIRLRPSFFPFTEPSVEMDISCKVCGGKGCSVCKKTGWIEILGAGMVHPNVLEMAGYDSKKYTGFAFGMGPERIAMLKYGVDDIRHFYTNDVRFLKQFSKHE